A single region of the Lactobacillus isalae genome encodes:
- a CDS encoding alpha/beta hydrolase encodes MFFIQKRYSEEVEKNNKHKNKEPSIARMTFLGLMATFTPTRWLLRMHKRKVEDNSTLEKIDPESEQIPIFYVHGFRGGDYTTNKMVQAACKAKGTDKFLKATIDPFGNFILEGTWTGDQQPIVQLIFKDRIAGVYASSYYLRTALSYLSKRYHFKKYSAVAHSLGAPSVIKAEMKTSLRKNFPHLDHCALIAGPFDGVMYLGDLPNVNRLNEKGRPILMSTSYLGMLFNQRRFNPDISVLNIYGNILDETNTDRFISVVSAKSIRYILAPVAHTFQEVEVRGDAAEHSILHDNPFVINIINKFLKLTD; translated from the coding sequence ATGTTTTTTATCCAGAAAAGGTATAGCGAAGAAGTTGAGAAAAATAATAAACATAAAAATAAAGAGCCTAGCATTGCTAGAATGACATTTTTAGGTTTAATGGCAACTTTTACACCCACTCGCTGGCTACTGAGAATGCACAAACGCAAAGTTGAAGATAACTCAACACTTGAAAAAATAGATCCAGAGAGTGAACAAATTCCAATTTTTTATGTGCACGGTTTTCGCGGTGGCGACTATACTACCAATAAAATGGTCCAAGCTGCCTGCAAGGCTAAAGGAACAGATAAATTTCTTAAAGCTACAATCGATCCTTTCGGCAATTTTATTTTAGAAGGAACTTGGACAGGCGATCAGCAACCAATTGTTCAATTAATTTTTAAAGATCGAATTGCTGGAGTCTATGCAAGTTCTTACTACCTACGCACTGCGCTTTCCTATTTAAGTAAAAGATATCATTTTAAAAAATATAGCGCAGTTGCCCATTCTTTAGGTGCACCTTCAGTAATCAAAGCCGAAATGAAAACAAGTCTAAGAAAAAACTTTCCTCACTTAGATCACTGTGCTTTAATTGCAGGTCCCTTTGATGGCGTAATGTATTTAGGAGACTTACCTAATGTTAACCGTCTTAATGAAAAGGGACGGCCGATTTTGATGAGCACTTCTTACCTGGGAATGTTGTTTAACCAAAGGCGCTTCAATCCAGATATTTCAGTTTTAAATATTTATGGAAATATCTTGGACGAAACAAATACAGACCGGTTTATTTCTGTTGTCTCTGCTAAGTCAATCCGCTATATTCTTGCTCCTGTCGCCCACACCTTCCAAGAAGTTGAAGTACGCGGAGATGCGGCTGAACACAGCATTTTGCATGACAACCCTTTTGTAATTAATATTATTAACAAATTTTTGAAGTTAACTGATTAA
- a CDS encoding ribonuclease H family protein, translating into MKYYAVKTGRTPGVYRTWEDAKKQVDGFSGAEYKSFEKITDATEYLNWNKETQPDIVKEDSLINAIQKIRSTNNAVKAKNKKVEKKASSDNPADYFATIYTDGGSRNTGVHKGGHVNKTDRAAWAYLIEWEDGRTYGSGGEFGATNNKMELLGLINALEKLIELKFNSKHLLFVLDSQYVLNGINKHWIEGWKKRGWKRSNGPLINAAEWKRLDNLLVHFSDSTFSWTKGHADNEGNIFVDHELNRYMDKMK; encoded by the coding sequence ATGAAATACTATGCAGTAAAAACTGGACGTACTCCAGGTGTTTACCGGACGTGGGAAGATGCGAAAAAACAAGTTGATGGCTTTTCAGGCGCAGAGTACAAGTCTTTTGAAAAAATCACTGATGCAACTGAATATCTTAATTGGAACAAAGAAACGCAACCAGATATTGTTAAGGAAGATTCTTTAATAAATGCTATCCAAAAGATCAGGTCAACTAATAATGCTGTCAAAGCTAAGAATAAAAAAGTAGAAAAAAAGGCTAGCTCGGACAATCCAGCTGACTACTTTGCTACCATTTATACAGATGGTGGGTCACGAAATACTGGCGTTCATAAGGGTGGTCATGTTAATAAAACTGATAGAGCAGCTTGGGCCTATTTAATTGAATGGGAAGACGGCCGTACCTATGGATCTGGCGGAGAATTTGGCGCTACAAATAATAAAATGGAATTACTTGGCCTAATTAATGCTTTAGAAAAGTTAATTGAACTTAAATTTAATAGTAAACATCTTTTATTTGTATTAGATTCGCAATATGTTTTAAATGGTATTAATAAACATTGGATTGAAGGATGGAAAAAGCGTGGCTGGAAACGATCAAACGGTCCGTTAATAAATGCAGCTGAGTGGAAAAGGCTGGATAATTTATTAGTTCATTTCTCTGATAGTACGTTTAGTTGGACTAAGGGACATGCGGACAATGAAGGCAATATTTTTGTTGACCATGAGTTAAATCGCTACATGGATAAAATGAAGTAG